One genomic window of Polyangium aurulentum includes the following:
- a CDS encoding aldehyde dehydrogenase family protein, which yields MHPLLVSAPADLIGGERRPLPGEALQSTNPTRPAEIIWQGTPVPAHVDDAVAAARAAQPAWARMTEEKRASALRRFRDLCKARAADMARLIADETGKALWDARAEADLLAAKVDITLDASEHGGLRRVRPFEVSLSGSRVGRAWFRPHGVLAVVGPYNFPAHLANGHIIPALVLGNAVVLKPSDKAPGVGQLYAEWLNEALVAEGAPPGVVNLVQGGVDVASRLVAHPDLDGILFTGSWPVGRRIMEANLDQPGRILALEMGGNNPSLVMPDADLRQAAIEIVRSAFVSTGQRCTCTRRLVVHRAVADKLIRGIVEAATRLSVGDPLADPQPFMGPIISAAARDAVLRDQARFSASGAEVVLPSRALESSTGGHFLSPGVVRVERFSIGEEGPGADIEVFGPLLRVSVVDSLDEGIAQANATRYGLAASIFTRDEAAIERFLSEARAGCVNVNTGTAGASSKLPFGGLGLSGNHRPAGAFSLDYCAYPVAGMIESGSAAPIPTGMAFEDDWLS from the coding sequence ATGCATCCCCTCCTCGTGAGCGCGCCGGCGGACCTCATCGGCGGCGAGCGTCGCCCCCTGCCGGGCGAGGCCCTGCAATCCACGAACCCCACGCGCCCGGCCGAGATCATCTGGCAGGGCACCCCCGTGCCCGCGCACGTCGATGACGCCGTCGCCGCCGCGCGCGCCGCCCAGCCCGCCTGGGCCCGCATGACCGAGGAGAAGAGGGCCTCGGCGCTGCGCCGATTCCGCGACCTGTGCAAGGCCCGCGCGGCGGACATGGCCCGCCTCATCGCCGACGAGACCGGCAAGGCCCTCTGGGATGCCCGCGCCGAGGCCGACCTCCTCGCCGCGAAGGTCGACATCACCCTCGACGCCTCCGAGCACGGAGGCCTGCGCCGCGTGCGTCCCTTCGAGGTCTCGCTCTCGGGCTCGCGGGTCGGTCGCGCGTGGTTCCGGCCGCACGGCGTGCTCGCGGTGGTCGGGCCCTATAACTTCCCCGCGCACCTGGCGAACGGGCACATCATTCCGGCGCTCGTGCTCGGCAATGCGGTGGTGCTCAAGCCGAGCGACAAGGCGCCGGGCGTCGGGCAATTGTACGCGGAATGGCTGAACGAGGCGCTGGTCGCCGAGGGCGCGCCGCCGGGCGTGGTGAACCTCGTGCAGGGCGGGGTCGACGTCGCGAGCCGGCTCGTCGCCCACCCCGATCTCGACGGCATTCTCTTCACGGGCTCGTGGCCCGTCGGCCGGCGCATCATGGAGGCGAACCTCGACCAGCCGGGCCGCATCCTCGCGCTCGAGATGGGCGGCAACAACCCCTCGCTCGTGATGCCCGACGCGGACCTGCGCCAGGCCGCGATCGAGATCGTGCGCTCGGCGTTCGTCTCTACGGGGCAGCGCTGCACGTGCACGCGCCGGCTGGTGGTGCACCGGGCCGTCGCCGACAAGCTGATCCGGGGCATCGTCGAGGCCGCGACGCGGCTGTCCGTGGGCGATCCGCTCGCCGATCCGCAGCCGTTCATGGGGCCGATCATCTCGGCGGCGGCGCGGGACGCGGTGCTCCGCGACCAGGCGCGCTTCTCGGCCTCGGGGGCCGAGGTCGTCCTGCCCTCCCGCGCGCTCGAGTCGTCCACCGGCGGCCATTTCCTCTCGCCGGGCGTCGTGCGCGTCGAGCGCTTCTCGATCGGCGAGGAGGGGCCGGGCGCGGACATCGAGGTCTTCGGCCCGCTCCTGCGCGTCTCGGTGGTCGATTCGCTCGACGAGGGGATCGCGCAGGCGAATGCGACGCGGTATGGCCTCGCGGCCTCGATCTTCACGCGCGACGAGGCCGCGATCGAGCGGTTCCTCTCGGAGGCGCGGGCGGGCTGCGTGAACGTGAACACGGGCACCGCGGGCGCGAGCAGCAAGCTGCCCTTCGGCGGGCTTGGTTTGTCGGGGAATCATCGGCCCGCGGGGGCCTTCAGCCTCGATTATTGCGCGTACCCGGTGGCCGGGATGATCGAGTCGGGCAGCGCGGCGCCGATCCCGACGGGGATGGCGTTCGAGGACGACTGGCTCTCGTAG
- a CDS encoding UPF0175 family protein: MVQVLVDVPEGALASLGEDAAGFAREMRLAAAMKWFELRRVSQERAAEIAGLSSAEFIDALRRLGVSPSQETADAPGDEEHRPVRPLVGDGASRACIERNDRLLSTVLDNVPVSLWEIDRNGIVTFQDGKALAAIGLERHQFVGKNIFDFYTDTVDLRRALAGEKVHGKRNDAGRDWENWFLPVHDGNGVGWVIGLSLDVTEQKHAEDELRAKIELIERQRHVIRELSVPIIQVWDRVLALPLTGAFDSGRADDITEELLAAVEKAQPRFVILDLTGIDVVDTTTANRLIAIIRALELLGFTGIVTGIRAGVAQAIVGLGIDLVHIRTFGLLRDGLRFCMRHLTAPGPG; encoded by the coding sequence ATGGTCCAGGTTCTCGTCGATGTGCCCGAAGGCGCGCTCGCCTCGCTAGGGGAAGATGCGGCCGGGTTCGCCCGGGAGATGCGGCTCGCGGCGGCCATGAAGTGGTTCGAGCTGCGACGCGTATCCCAGGAGAGAGCGGCAGAGATCGCCGGACTGTCGAGCGCAGAATTCATCGATGCGCTCCGTCGCCTCGGCGTCTCGCCATCGCAGGAGACCGCGGACGCGCCGGGCGACGAAGAACATCGGCCGGTCCGCCCGCTCGTGGGGGACGGCGCGTCGCGCGCCTGCATCGAGCGCAACGATCGGCTGCTCTCCACCGTGCTCGATAACGTTCCCGTCAGTCTCTGGGAGATCGATCGAAACGGCATCGTCACCTTCCAGGACGGCAAAGCCCTCGCCGCCATCGGGCTCGAGCGGCATCAGTTCGTCGGCAAGAACATCTTCGACTTCTACACCGACACGGTCGATCTCCGGCGCGCGCTCGCCGGCGAGAAGGTCCATGGCAAGCGCAACGACGCCGGCCGCGACTGGGAAAACTGGTTTCTGCCGGTCCACGATGGCAATGGGGTGGGCTGGGTCATCGGCCTGTCGCTCGACGTGACCGAGCAAAAGCACGCCGAGGACGAGCTGCGCGCCAAGATCGAGCTCATCGAGCGCCAGCGGCACGTGATTCGCGAGCTGTCCGTGCCCATCATCCAGGTCTGGGACCGCGTGCTCGCCCTCCCCCTCACGGGCGCCTTCGACAGCGGGCGCGCCGACGACATCACCGAGGAGCTGCTCGCCGCCGTCGAGAAGGCGCAGCCCCGCTTCGTCATTCTCGACCTGACCGGCATCGACGTCGTCGACACGACCACCGCCAACCGGCTCATCGCCATCATTCGCGCCCTCGAGCTGCTCGGCTTCACGGGCATCGTCACCGGCATACGCGCAGGCGTCGCGCAGGCGATCGTGGGCCTCGGCATCGATCTCGTGCACATCCGCACCTTCGGCCTGCTGCGCGACGGGCTGCGGTTCTGCATGCGTCACCTGACCGCGCCGGGGCCAGGTTGA
- a CDS encoding bifunctional salicylyl-CoA 5-hydroxylase/oxidoreductase, protein MKITCIGGGPAGLYFAILAKRRDPRREVVILERNRPDDTFGFGVVFSDATLENLEGADPRVYSAIRRSLAHWDDIHTHFGGRVLVSTGHGFSGLSRQRLLSILQERARELGVELRFEEDVRAYEPILASSDLVVAADGVNSHARDTFAERFVPHIDRGNNRFVWLGTTFPFDAFTFYFEENEHGLFRVHAYRYEPERSTFIVECREDTWRAAGLDRASEDETIAYCERLFHDKLEGHRLLKNKSIWRSFPTVHNERWSWENLVLLGDAAHTAHFSIGSGTKLALEDSIALADALDAHTRVPDALAAYEADRRPKVESLQRAAQVSLEWFENTERYMGMEPIQFELSMLTRSLRVSHENLKVRDPALVREVDAWVFRKSAEQSGVTITGIARVPPPMFTPYRLGKLLLDNRVVVSPMCQYSADDGTPNDWHLVHLGSRAVGGAGLVMAEMTDVSAEGRITPGCTGLYRPEHAPAWRRVVDFVHGASTAKIGIQIAHAGRKGATKRMWEGIDQPLPEGQWPLIAASPIPYLPHSQTPRAMDREDMDEVKADFVRAARMADEAGFDVIELHFAHGYLLATFISPLTNRRTDEYGGSIDNRMRFPLEIFDAVRAAWPKDKPMSVRISATDWAPGGITPEDVIALSVMLREHGVDIIDVSAGQTDPSAKPVYGRLFQTPFSELVRLEAKVPTITVGNIQSWTDVNSIVAAGRADLCALARAHLYDPYWTRHAAAEQGWEMPWPKQYVSVQRYLPRMK, encoded by the coding sequence GTGAAGATCACGTGCATCGGCGGCGGACCTGCGGGGCTGTACTTCGCCATCCTGGCCAAACGCCGAGATCCGCGTCGCGAGGTGGTCATCCTGGAGCGCAACCGGCCGGACGACACGTTCGGCTTCGGCGTCGTCTTCTCCGACGCCACGCTCGAGAACCTCGAGGGCGCCGACCCGCGCGTCTACAGCGCCATCCGCAGGAGCCTCGCGCACTGGGACGACATCCACACGCACTTCGGCGGCCGCGTGCTCGTCTCCACCGGACACGGCTTCAGCGGACTGTCGCGCCAGCGCCTGCTCTCGATCCTCCAGGAGCGCGCCCGCGAGCTCGGCGTCGAGCTGCGCTTCGAGGAGGACGTGCGCGCGTACGAGCCGATCCTCGCCTCCTCCGACCTCGTCGTCGCCGCCGACGGCGTGAACAGCCACGCCCGCGACACCTTCGCCGAGCGCTTCGTCCCGCACATCGATCGCGGCAACAACCGCTTCGTCTGGCTCGGCACGACCTTCCCCTTCGACGCCTTCACGTTCTACTTCGAGGAGAACGAGCACGGCCTCTTCCGCGTCCACGCCTACCGCTACGAGCCCGAGCGCTCGACCTTCATCGTCGAGTGTCGCGAGGACACGTGGCGCGCCGCGGGGCTCGATCGCGCGAGCGAGGACGAGACGATCGCGTATTGCGAGAGGCTCTTCCACGACAAGCTCGAGGGGCACCGGCTGCTCAAGAACAAGAGCATCTGGCGCAGCTTCCCCACCGTGCACAACGAGCGCTGGTCGTGGGAGAACCTGGTCCTGCTCGGGGACGCCGCGCACACCGCGCACTTCTCGATCGGCAGCGGCACCAAGCTCGCGCTCGAGGACTCGATCGCCCTCGCAGACGCGCTCGACGCGCACACGCGCGTGCCCGACGCCCTCGCCGCTTACGAGGCCGATCGCAGGCCCAAGGTCGAGTCGTTGCAGCGCGCCGCGCAGGTGAGCCTCGAGTGGTTCGAGAACACCGAGCGGTACATGGGCATGGAGCCGATCCAGTTCGAGCTGAGCATGCTCACGCGCAGCCTGCGCGTCTCGCACGAGAACCTGAAGGTGCGCGATCCGGCGCTCGTGCGCGAGGTCGACGCGTGGGTCTTTCGCAAGTCGGCCGAGCAGTCGGGCGTCACCATCACGGGCATCGCGCGCGTGCCGCCGCCCATGTTCACGCCCTACCGGCTCGGCAAGCTCCTGCTCGACAACCGCGTCGTCGTCTCGCCGATGTGCCAGTACTCGGCCGACGACGGCACGCCGAACGACTGGCACCTCGTGCACCTCGGCAGCCGCGCGGTCGGCGGCGCGGGCCTCGTGATGGCGGAGATGACCGACGTGAGCGCCGAGGGCCGCATCACCCCCGGCTGCACGGGCCTCTACCGCCCCGAGCACGCGCCCGCGTGGCGCCGCGTGGTCGACTTCGTGCACGGCGCGTCGACCGCGAAGATCGGCATCCAGATCGCGCACGCGGGCCGCAAGGGAGCGACGAAGCGGATGTGGGAGGGCATCGATCAGCCGCTGCCGGAGGGACAGTGGCCGCTCATCGCAGCCTCGCCGATCCCGTACCTGCCGCACAGCCAGACCCCGCGCGCGATGGATCGCGAGGACATGGACGAGGTGAAGGCCGATTTCGTGCGCGCGGCGCGGATGGCCGACGAGGCCGGCTTCGACGTGATCGAGCTGCATTTCGCGCACGGCTACCTGCTCGCCACGTTCATCTCGCCGCTGACGAACCGGCGCACGGACGAGTACGGCGGCTCGATCGACAACCGCATGCGCTTCCCGCTCGAGATCTTCGACGCCGTGCGCGCGGCCTGGCCCAAGGACAAGCCCATGAGCGTGCGCATCTCGGCGACGGACTGGGCGCCGGGGGGCATCACGCCCGAGGACGTGATCGCTCTTTCCGTCATGCTGCGCGAGCACGGGGTCGACATCATCGATGTATCGGCGGGACAGACCGATCCATCCGCCAAACCCGTATATGGCCGGCTGTTCCAGACGCCGTTCAGCGAGCTGGTGCGCCTCGAGGCGAAGGTCCCGACGATCACGGTGGGCAACATCCAGAGCTGGACCGACGTGAACAGCATCGTCGCCGCGGGCCGCGCGGACCTGTGCGCGCTCGCGCGGGCGCACCTGTACGACCCGTACTGGACCCGGCACGCGGCGGCCGAGCAGGGCTGGGAGATGCCGTGGCCGAAGCAGTACGTCAGCGTTCAGCGGTATCTGCCGAGGATGAAGTAG